One segment of Thermus neutrinimicus DNA contains the following:
- a CDS encoding acyl-CoA thioesterase has translation MKETRMVHTVFPGETNHYGTLFGGTALAWMDQAAFVAATRHARRKVVTVHSDAVDFKRPVPLGSIVELRARVVEVGHTSMQVEVEMWVEPIEAGKEAYLAARGGFVLVAVDERGRPVPVPPLGGEG, from the coding sequence ATGAAGGAAACGCGCATGGTGCATACCGTTTTCCCTGGGGAAACCAACCATTACGGAACCCTTTTTGGCGGCACCGCCTTGGCCTGGATGGACCAAGCGGCCTTCGTGGCCGCCACCCGACATGCCCGGCGGAAGGTGGTAACCGTTCACTCGGATGCGGTGGACTTTAAGCGCCCGGTGCCCTTGGGCTCCATCGTGGAGCTCAGGGCCCGGGTGGTAGAGGTGGGCCACACCTCCATGCAGGTAGAGGTGGAAATGTGGGTAGAGCCCATAGAAGCGGGTAAAGAAGCCTATCTGGCGGCCAGGGGAGGCTTCGTGCTGGTGGCGGTGGACGAAAGAGGGCGTCCCGTTCCTGTGCCCCCCTTGGGAGGGGAGGGATGA